In the Bos javanicus breed banteng chromosome 28, ARS-OSU_banteng_1.0, whole genome shotgun sequence genome, one interval contains:
- the MYOZ1 gene encoding myozenin-1: MPLSGTPAPNKKRKSSKLIMELTGGGQESSGLNLGKKISVPRDVMLEELSLLTNRGSKMFKLRQLRVEKFIYENHPDVFSDSSMDRFQKFIPTVGGQLGTAGQGFSYSKSSGGGQAGRSGSAGQYGSDQQHHHQGSGSGSGSGSGPGSGGAGGPGGHAGRGGAAGTPGVGETGTDNQAGGEGKHITVFKTYISPWEKAMGIDPQQKVELGIDLLAYGAKAELPKYKSFNRTAMPYGGYEKASKRMTFQMPKFDLGPLLSEPLVLYNQNLSNRPSFNRTPIPWLSSGEPVDYNVDISIPLDGETEEL; this comes from the exons ATGCCACTCTCAGGGACCCCAGCCCCCAATAAGAAGAGGAAATCGAGCAAGCTGATCATGGAACTTACTGGAG GTGGACAAGAGAGCTCAGGCCTGAACCTGGGCAAGAAGATCAGTGTCCCAAGGGATGTGATGTTGGAGGAGCTGTCGCTGCTCACTAACCGGGGCTCCAAGATGTTCAAACTGAGGCAGTTGCGTGTGGAGAAGTTTATCTATGAAAACCACCCTGATGTCTTCTCTGACAGCTCAATG GATCGCTTCCAGAAGTTCATTCCCACAGTGGGGGGACAGCTGGGGACAGCTGGCCAGGGATTCTCCTACAGCAAGAGCAGTGGCGGAGGCCAGGCAGGGAGAAGTGGCTCTGCCGGGCAGTATGGCTCTGACCAGCAACACCATCATCAGGGCTCTGGGTCGGGCTCTGGGTCTGGCTCTGGCCCTGGATCTGGTGGGGCAGGTGGTCCTGGGGGCCACGCGGGCAGAGGAGGTGCTGCTGGCACACCAGGGGTTGGTGAGACAGGAACAG ACAAccaggcaggtggagaaggaaaaCATATCACTGTGTTTAAGACCTATATTTCCCCATGGGAGAAAGCCATGGGGATTGACCCCCAGCAGAAAGTGGAACTTGGCATCGACCTGCTGGCCTACGGGGCCAAAGCTGAACTCCCTAAGTATAAGTCCTTCAACAG gaCAGCAATGCCTTATGGTGGATATGAGAAGGCCTCCAAACGCATGACCTTCCAGATGCCCAAGTTTGACCTGGGGCCCTTGCTGAGCGAACCCCTAGTTCTCTACAACCAGAACCTCTCCAACAGGCCTTCTTTCAATCGAACCCCTATTCCCTGGCTGAGCTCTGGGGAGCCTGTAGACTACAATGTGGATATTAGCATCCCCTtggatggagaaacagaggaGCTGTGA